In Glycine max cultivar Williams 82 chromosome 7, Glycine_max_v4.0, whole genome shotgun sequence, a single window of DNA contains:
- the LOC106799477 gene encoding polyphenol oxidase A1, chloroplastic: MFPPSKKPSKATKRRHAWEVACNGNPRNRRDILIGLGGLYGATTSLTSNNTGSAFGAPLSPPDPTNCVQPDPENDPFCPPPPFKVKDYELPKHHDKTLPLRIRPAAHLVTADYIAKYEEAVRRMKALPPDDPLSFMQQANVHHAYCDGRG, from the coding sequence ATGTTCCCACCGTCTAAAAAACCTAGCAAAGCAACAAAACGGCGTCATGCTTGGGAAGTAGCATGCAATGGTAACCCTAGAAATAGGAGGGACATTCTGATCGGCCTTGGAGGACTCTATGGTGCTACAACAAGTCTCACAAGTAACAACACTGGTTCTGCATTTGGTGCTCCATTGTCGCCTCCAGATCCAACTAACTGCGTTCAACCGGACCCAGAAAATGACCCCTTTTGCCCACCACCCCCCTTCAAAGTCAAAGACTACGAGCTCCCTAAACACCATGACAAGACATTACCCCTTCGAATTAGACCAGCTGCTCATTTGGTCACTGCTGATTACATAGCCAAGTACGAGGAAGCCGTGAGGCGCATGAAAGCCCTTCCACCTGATGATCCTCTCAGTTTCATGCAACAGGCCAATGTCCACCATGCCTACTGCGATGGTCGCGGCTAA